A stretch of Hyla sarda isolate aHylSar1 unplaced genomic scaffold, aHylSar1.hap1 scaffold_516, whole genome shotgun sequence DNA encodes these proteins:
- the LOC130338255 gene encoding potassium voltage-gated channel subfamily C member 1-like isoform X2, with product MMGVPGGGSDYAESFLLQETTEYVAFASLFFILVSITTFCLETHERFNPIVNKTETETIGNETHQRFYLASETEAFLTYIEGVCVVWFTFEFLMRITFCPNKVEFVKNTLNIIDFVAILPFYLEVGLSGLSSKAAKDVLGFLRVVRFVRILRIFKLTRHFVGLRVLGHTLRASTNEFLLLIIFLALGVLIFATMIYYAERIGANPNDPSASEHTHFKNIPIGFWWAVVTMTTLGYGDMYPQTWSGMLVGALCALAGVLTIAMPVPVIVNNFGMYYSLAMAKQKLPKKKKKHIPRPPQLGSPNYCKSVVNSPHHSTQSDTCPLAQEEILEMNRAGMFLQRASCHC from the exons ATGATGGGGGTCCCTGGCGGAGGCTCGGATTACGCTGAGTCTTTCCTGCTCCAGGAAACCACAGAG TATGTGGCATTTGCCTCCCTCTTCTTTATTCTGGTTTCCATCACCACCTTCTGCCTAGAGACTCATGAACGATTTAACCCCATTGTGAACAAAACAGAGACTGAAACCATTGGGAATGAAACCCATCAACGGTTTTACCTTGCATCAGAGACGGAAGCCTTCCTGACATACATTGAAGGAGTCTGTGTGGTCTGGTTTACATTTGAGTTCCTGATGAGGATTACCTTCTGCCCGAATAAGGTGGAATTTGTAAAAAACACTTTGAACATTATTGACTTTGTGGCCATTCTGCCTTTCTATCTGGAGGTGGGACTCAGTGGCCTGTCTTCCAAAGCTGCAAAGGATGTCTTGGGCTTTTTACGAGTTGTCCGTTTTGTGAGAATTCTTCGAATTTTTAAGCTCACCAGGCATTTTGTTGGGCTAAGGGTTCTCGGACATACGCTTCGTGCCAGCACAAATGAATTCCTGCTGCTCATCATATTCTTGGCATTGGGAGTTTTAATTTTTGCCACAATGATCTATTATGCCGAGAGAATAGGTGCTAATCCCAATGATCCTAGTGCCAGTGAACATACACACTTCAAAAATATCCCTATCGGCTTCTGGTGGGCTGTAGTCACCATGACCACACTTGGCTATGGAGACATGTATCCTCAGACATGGTCCGGCATGCTGGTGGGAGCATTGTGCGCTCTTGCCGGTGTGCTGACTATTGCTATGCCTGTACCTGTTATTGTGAACAATTTTGGAATGTATTATTCCTTAGCTATGGCTAAGCAGAAGctaccaaagaaaaaaaagaagcataTCCCCCGCCCTCCCCAACTGGGATCCCCAAATTATTGTAAATCTGTTGTAAATTCTCCTCATCACAGCACGCAGAGCGACACTTGCCCGCTCGCACAAGAAGAAATTTTAGAAATGAACAGAGCAG